In Podarcis muralis chromosome 7, rPodMur119.hap1.1, whole genome shotgun sequence, the genomic stretch GATTCTGTCACATGCCTCTGCACTGAGCATGAGATCCATGCACTAATCCCGAGTTCAGAGTTGCAACTTGATCGCGTGCCCTCGGAGAAGGCTCCCTGCTGCATCTCTGTATGAGTCACCTAACTGGGCGTGAATTACTGATTAGGCTGAGTCAAGCCTGATGTATTGATTCATGCAGACGCATGATGGATGAGCTTCTCCAGGATAAATTCTCATTTGTTGCATGTCATTTAAAGACATCTGACAGAATCAATATGGTGTCGAGGTAGGAATAGGTGaatccaggttcaaatcttcacACGGCTGTAAAATTCACCTACCTCACATAATTGTTGCATTGAATAAAATGGGAATACTTGGTGGTCACAAGTCCCATTCATTTACCTCTGTCTCCAGTGTTTAGTAATTGGAGGTACTCTTGCCTTgaagctgggtcaggccaaagacccatctagtccagcatcctgtttgcacagtggccaaccagatgcctcagtggGAAACCTGTAGGCAGGATCTGAGCAACTCTGCCATCAAGCTTTTAGCCCAAATCTGCCAAGTTACTTAATGCGGGCTAGACTTGAGTGCGTAGGAGTCCTTGCTATTGCTTCTGGGTAAGGTAAAACCTGCCATGCCAGGGGCTATAGTGGCATCTTCTTCCAGGAATTGGCATGTGACTGAGGCACATGAACAGGCAGAAGCAATCGGGTGCAGATTAATTAACCTGGAGCCGCAGCATGCAGTGGAGGCATTCAATTCCATTGAATTGGGGTGACTCAATTCTCCTGGTTTAATTTGAATTATTTCCCAGCTCAGCCTAGCCTCAAAAACAGGTTGAGCTAGTTCCATGAGTACTGTAGATGGAAATTAGTGTTCCTCGCTTCAgggctctgagcatctcaccTGATCGCAGGGAACCTGTCCCATTAGACACCTCACTGGATGTTTTTAAAACACAGCCTAATTCTTCCAGATGTCTAAAGAGGACTAGTTGCTGTGACTTGGCACGAGCTTTGTTTAAAGTTTCCTGGATTTGCACAGGGAAAGCCGAGTTTGGTAGCAGGCAAGAGGTACAAGCGAGGAGACCTGGGTTCCAATGAAGCTGCCAGGTGACCTTTGGCCAATCGTAATCTCCCAGCCTTCCATGctttgcagggttgctgtggggataaaAAGGTGGGGAAGGGAGAAACAGAACTATATCGCTCAGCCTCAGCTCCACGGAGGAAAGACAGCATAAAAACAGCCAGGTAgatcttctgaatgcaaaagaaaaagaaggaatttAATTATTAGTAAGGATATGGCCCTccggatattgctgaactacaactctcatcagccccagcaagcttggcaggtgggagttgtagttcagcaacatatgcaGCCTACGTTTGAGTGAGAATTGTTGCAAGAATTTGATTGTCATTAATTCCCACGTTCCTTTCTGGCCTTCTAGGAAGTGAGATTTAAACGCCTCTAGGAGGAAGCCCTCCCAAACCAGAcctttggcccatctagctcattgatgcctacactgactggcagcagctttccagggtttcaggcaggggatattcccagcctCTACCTGGGattgaacttctgcatgcaaagcagatgctaccCAGCCATGGTCTTTCCCCAGGAAAGGACCATAGTCTCATCTGGTTTCCTTTTTGGAAGTGCCATACACTGCAACTTTATTACACTAGGCTTCTACGAACTGGACTGTTATCAGATGACACCCTTTTAACGTTTTGTTGGAAacggaaaagtgtgtgtgtatatgtgacaGAAGCTGGTTACGTTAAGACACAGTCATAATCTTGCCTACGCAAACTCCCAGCCTATTAAATAAGGTTTAATTTGGCCGTAAACTAGCGGACGGGGACGGGCTTGCCAGAACTGGGGCTAAGAGCACAAGCAAAACCCTTCCTGTCCCTTAGGATGAGATGAGAACCTTCTCCAAAGtgcattgaactacaactcccagaagttCCAGGCAGCACAGAGATGGGCAAGTCCACAACCAGGGCCAGCTGTTATTTCAAAGACAGAAAATGCCAGGCCCCCAAACCCTATTGGCTTCTTCTAGCCGGTGATCCCTGCTGAACGGGCCACTGCAGTACCAGCCTCCACCCACTAGTGGCGCTGTAAGCACCACAGGGATCTGTTGTGGCTTGCAAACTATGGGTTCAAGACCCACCGTGTGCCTTCCTGGCCACCTAAATAGTTGAGACCTGTGTTTAGCTCTCTAGTGCTAGTACTTACCTCCAGCTCTGAATGGACTTGTCTGTCTGTCTTAGGCTCTTGCGCAAGCTGCCCGtcgccacttcctcctcctcctccaccaccgagCAGGCTAGATAGCCAACCTTAGAGAGATCCCTTGTGGATTTCATGGAGACGGCAACACTTCTCTCTTCTCAGCTTAGGAGAAGCACCGGCTGGGGTATGTTTTTACACTTTTCTATCGGTGGCTGTGCCCCTGGTGGCTGGTGGCTGGTGGAACTGGAAGGGCAGAAGGTGAGGAGGCCAGCAGTGGATGGAGCCAGAACCATGGTCAGGGACAGTCACCCCCTGTCTGGctagaagaaggcaggcaggcaggcaggcgggcgacTGGCTGAGGTTGGTTGTAGCAGTGCCCTCCTATTCGGCCAGCCTCCCCTGCTTTGTCTATTCCCTGCTTAAGGGTGGAGAAACTGCAAGTGACGGGAGGTGGTGGCATTAACAGTAGTCTGAGGTGTCTAagtaaaatatataaatgcaagagccttgctggatcagccaAAAGCTTCATCTTGCCCCAGTATTCTGATTCCAGTAGGGGTCAGCTGGTTGCTTCTGCTcacaggcagtgtgtgtgtgtgtgtgtgtgtgtgtgtgtgtgtgtgtgtacatacatccCCAGCAATTGGAATTCAGAGGTATATAGATGCAGCCCCCTCAGTCTATAGCTGTTGATAGATGCTCTCTTCTGTCAATTAGTCTAATTCCTTTCAGGAAAAACAGAATTCCTTAAAGCTAGTAATATTTGTCCTAAAACTGGATTAGAGTGTCATTTCCATTAcggatatttatatatatatatttaaagtgtgtATAGATGAGGGGTGGGGAATGTCAGTCCTgggggccacatgtggccctccaggccagGCTACCCATCACCCTACCCTGCTTCAAaccttccttgagtgcttttgtgtGGCTGGTTTGCACCCTTGCGCTTTGCCATTGCTTCTTGCTTACCTGAGGACAGAGAGGAGTGTGtttatgtagaaactagcctaatgTACATAGctaaaatttgcatgtgcttcACCCCCGCCCCGCAAGAGGGAATGCAAGCTCACGTAGCTACCCATCCCATTTTGGTTCTTCCTTGTCTTGGCTTCCCTTAatacagattctctctctctctctctgcagattCCGTCATGTCCTGCTTCTCCCACGTGTGGCACACGGAAGTGCCCAACTCtcctcccaccagccccaccagCCCCGTCCCGGCTGCCCCGCACGAGATCCCCGTCCCCCTCAGCCCCATCGTGATCACGTCTCCCGCCTCGGAAGGCCgcccccgcgtgtgctcgccggtGTGTTCTCCCACCTCCGGGAAGATTCGGCTGGGTTCCCCCACCTCGCCGCAGCCGGGTTCCCCCATCGAGTGCTCCATCTGCTTCAACACCTATGACAACCTCTTCAAGACGCCCAAGGTCCTCCAGTGCCAACACACCTTCTGCCTGGAGTGCCTGGCCCGCCTGACCGCCACCCTCCCCCCTCACCGAGTCGAGGACCAGCTCCCCTGCCCCTTCTGCCGCCAGATCACCGAGATCCCTCTGGAAGGGCCTCCGGGCCTCCAGACGAGCAAGGAA encodes the following:
- the RNF223 gene encoding RING finger protein 223 isoform X2; protein product: MSCFSHVWHTEVPNSPPTSPTSPVPAAPHEIPVPLSPIVITSPASEGRPRVCSPVCSPTSGKIRLGSPTSPQPGSPIECSICFNTYDNLFKTPKVLQCQHTFCLECLARLTATLPPHRVEDQLPCPFCRQITEIPLEGPPGLQTSKELLATLPPELQKEKMIWMEGTRLCCRQSSDPESAEPCISIDVAPSKPEIPVVPPESFMSRLARCDMCDDWKRIMLLSALIIILFCIILWPVQCALKTGNLRCFTRTYTLSRPHYVPPPPTTTPAPTMSDILDLLG
- the RNF223 gene encoding RING finger protein 223 isoform X1, which produces METATLLSSQLRRSTGWDSVMSCFSHVWHTEVPNSPPTSPTSPVPAAPHEIPVPLSPIVITSPASEGRPRVCSPVCSPTSGKIRLGSPTSPQPGSPIECSICFNTYDNLFKTPKVLQCQHTFCLECLARLTATLPPHRVEDQLPCPFCRQITEIPLEGPPGLQTSKELLATLPPELQKEKMIWMEGTRLCCRQSSDPESAEPCISIDVAPSKPEIPVVPPESFMSRLARCDMCDDWKRIMLLSALIIILFCIILWPVQCALKTGNLRCFTRTYTLSRPHYVPPPPTTTPAPTMSDILDLLG